A single window of Chitinophagales bacterium DNA harbors:
- a CDS encoding cupin domain-containing protein, with protein MNIEEYILSGILEQYCLGLTSEAENKELQTLCLKHKKLQKELDSVQQTLGNYANNHAMLPKSQLKNNILYAIDELDFVEQPIKQPNEKINLQNPPLIHQNSNHQQWLKAVQDLQPVAIQEGFPVFPIRIDEKVQMVVVWIDKGVPDEQHEMESESFLILEGSCVCQVGKASHPLKAGDFLGIPTYTNHSLKVTSATPVKLIVQRVQLVA; from the coding sequence GTGAACATTGAAGAATATATATTATCAGGTATTTTGGAGCAATATTGCTTGGGTTTGACTTCGGAAGCGGAGAACAAAGAGCTGCAAACTCTGTGTTTGAAGCATAAAAAACTTCAAAAGGAGTTGGATTCGGTTCAACAGACATTGGGAAATTATGCCAATAACCATGCTATGTTGCCAAAATCGCAACTGAAAAATAACATCTTGTATGCGATTGATGAGTTAGATTTTGTAGAACAGCCCATCAAACAACCAAACGAAAAAATCAATCTGCAAAACCCTCCTTTGATTCATCAGAATTCCAATCATCAGCAATGGTTGAAGGCTGTTCAAGACTTACAACCTGTTGCTATTCAAGAAGGTTTTCCTGTTTTCCCCATTCGCATAGACGAAAAAGTACAAATGGTTGTAGTTTGGATTGATAAGGGAGTGCCTGATGAACAGCACGAAATGGAGTCTGAAAGTTTCTTGATACTCGAAGGTTCATGCGTTTGTCAAGTAGGGAAAGCCAGTCATCCATTGAAGGCAGGCGATTTTTTGGGAATCCCTACTTATACCAATCATTCCTTGAAGGTGACTTCTGCTACACCTGTCAAACTCATTGTGCAACGGGTTCAACTTGTTGCATAA